TTAAAGGGAAGTCCTGGGATTTGCCAGGATTCACTCAGGAATTTTAAGGATTGTTCCAAAACCTCCCGCCAGtttgattaattaaaaaaataaacaacaaaactgtATAATTTGCACTTATAGCTGTAAGTGTGTAGACTGCATGGGGCATTGGTCAAATCTTGATATTTGCTATTAGTAAACAACAGATATTCAGTATCATGTGTCAACAGTTTACATTTATTGAACTGATAATTGGTCTACcgattctaaccctaaccctatactTGAGTGTATATTTGGGGGTGGAGCGAGTCATCTTttaactcaaaggttgtgggttcgattcctggctccgctagtctacatgccgatgtgtccttgggcactTAACCCCAACGTTGCtcctgtgccggcagcgtgagAATGAGTATGAAAaggaaagtgtgagtgaacggGTGTGAatatgggtgaatggcaaaactgtagtgtaaagcagctttgaatggtcatcaagactgtagtgctatataaatacagaccatttaccatttactaTACCAAACATGTTGACCGCCATTAAACTACTTCTCTGTCGATTGTGCCAGCATCTTAGTTACTTCTGATTTCAAGTAGCCTGTGACTTGGTAAGGTAACAGGATTATGGCAACATATGCTCACAAGTGTGATCAATTCTTAGTTGATTATCTGTTGACAATGTGTTTATTGTCAAGTAATCATCGGGTCATACATTAATTGACAATTATTTATCTGTTGACAGTCAACTATCCTACAGTGCAATACAGTAGATAATAATAAGTGTCAACTGATTATCTGTTGACATGATACTGAATCCCTGTTGATTAGTAGTAGAGAGTCAACAATGGTctattagaaaaaaataaattgatacCCCATAATCAGTTTGGTGTGAACTGATTCTGAGTCAGATGTGTTTACAATAGCAGGAGAAGGTCAGCAACATCCAGATAAACTGCTAGCGTCTCGCTTGAGTGTGCAGgattaaaaactttatttaattttatatcagaaaatgaattacttttgatacttaagtacagtagaTGTCATACATAACAGTAAATGTTATATACTTCTacttaaataatgttttaaaaagtcattttaaagtcattttctggcaagatacttgtacttttgaagtatccctttaaggtgactttatacaagacttgtgatcattttgtttacattgtttacTTAGTCGGAAGTCACAACTTACCCACATTACCGGTGGAAATCAGTAATTCTACTCGCAGCACTAtaattgtttctgttcacaaactcTACCTCGGCCACGTATGAAATAtgcaaatgtactgtatgaaaAACCACAGCTTCAGTGAACAGGCAGTCCTGATGGTCCATGTCAGGTTCAGTCAAACCAGGAAACAATATCATAGCCTGGGTTTGTTGTGCATGCCACATCATATCTGAACATTTATCCTTAGACACCCATCTATCATATTCCTGTCTGCGGAGCTGCTTATTGACTGTTAAACTATTCTTACAGTCGTAAAATATTAGTTATTTAAAGATggttttgtggtgtttttcttgcACAGATGCTGTCTACTGAGAGGGGAGCTGCTCATTTATTGGTAAGAGTCGTGAAACGTTACCATATGTACCCTAATGTAGATGAACAGATGCACAAATGCAGCATCTCTTTTCATTGTATCTACTAAATGCTCAGTCTCAACAACTGCTTTTAAAACTTTTCCTGTCTGTACAGgatgctgctcctgctccactTTCCAAAGCTCCTATCCAAGCCTCCTCAGTTCCCATCCCGACTGCTCCAAAAGTAGTTTCAGCAAAGGGAGCTTTTTTACAGGGAGCTATACCATCAGGACACATCCCAAAACCTGTCATCGTTCCGGACTATATCGCGTAAGTGATGCCAAGACAAAGGCGGAGCACAGCAGGGCCGCAAGTAACGATCAAACAGTATTTGCATTTCAGTGctactttacatttacaatatGTAAAACCCTTGTACCACTGTGTGTGCACTTCTGGTCTTggtttaatctttttttttcctgtgaaaaAGAGGTTTTAAATTAAAGGGGTTTTTCCTTTAAATCTCCTTTGACCTTGTGATGTTTTGATCAAGGTCAAAGGAAAAGACTTAGGACATATTTAATTGGATGATTCATATATACCCACAGTGCTACTGATACACTGctactgtaaaacacacagaaactgacTCTCCATAATTGTCAGTACACAAAATACATGGTAAATGTAGTGTATATCTTGGTTATTGGGCTGACTACGTGCAATTTATCTCAATGCAATATTTCCGTCTCATAAACTGTTCTAGTGATGATGCTTTTTATATCTGGGCAGAGGACGAGGTAAACCTCTGTATGCCGTGtgtataattgtgtgtgtgtgtatataacacAGACGGTGAATTGTTATTgtcaccctccctccctgcagGAAATATCCAACGATCCGGACAGACGAGGAGCGGGACCAGTACCGAGCTGTGTTTAACGACCAGTATGCAGAGTACAAAGAGCTCCACTCAGAGGTGCAGGTCACCCTCAAAAAGTTTGACGAGATGGACGCCATGATGAGCAGTCTGCCCCAGCACCCTACCACCCAGATGGTGATTAGCTACACATCACTTTCTTTGTCGTGTATCACTCTTTCTGTGATTATTGACCTGTGAATGTTGAATGTTTGTTCTTTCGTCTATCTATACTGAACATCAGCTTTCACTCTGTCAGCTTTTTCACTTAAGCTTTTTCGTACTCCAGTAGTCACTCAGTGTCTTTTACTCcaccttttgttgttgttgttgttgttgttgctgttgttgataGCCAAGATTGAAGGAGAACGTCAAACGGGGGACCTGCTGTCCaaggtgtacagtatgtactgtagtGCTCCCTTGGATGCATTTCCCTTTTCTTGTTTCTGAACCCATCAGACATTCTGCTAAAAGCAGTTAATCTCAGTTCAGTTATTCCTGCATACAGAAATGTGCAGTGTAAATAACTGTCAATACATTAACCATCCTAAATtaaatagaaatgtgtttttaattaaatatgaaCCAGCCCAACCTGAACCAGATTACAATTTCTGTTGTCCTGACCTGGTCCTTCCATCTCTTTTAAGCAGTTGTATGCAgctactgtacagtatgtggcgCACACTCTAACCACTCACCACTCATGACGTCCTCTCACTTTGCTTTAGCTTTATGGAAATATGAAAACTAATCTCAGTGTTGAGCTTAAGTCTAGGTTTTTATCTTATATTTATCTTTGTTTCCACATCAGCTCATGTGAAATGTGATTCTTTGTTTTGCATGAGCTGAAGAAGCTTGTTGgctcattgttgtgttttaagagGAAGGagacagtacagtacagtagggGAACTGTTACTGTGTGGTGTTGGCAGCAGTGCACCCAAACTTGTGTGATATTCATTCAATATCTATGATGTATCTTCTTCTCACAGCAGGCAAAGGAAAGCAGGGAAAGATACTGTTTATTTGCACTCAATTCTGATTGGCACATGCAAACAATATGGGCCACATGTGCCAGCTGAGTCCCTCATTGTTGTGCTGCCTTAGTGCTTTATAAACAGTTGCACTGGCACATGCAGCAGCATCATGCTGAAGTCCCCGCCCCCTTTACATCATAAACTACACTGGAGCGActccatcactgtgtgtttcatgtgaGAACTGAGGAAGTGTATCTCCTGCATACACTGTACTCCGTCTGCCTCATTTCCCTATCCCATAACTTCCTCTGTTTGCACTTCCTGCTCCCTCTGCACTTCCCCTCCACCCTTGCATTCCTTCTCTGCTCCATCCAgaggccctttttttttttttttacttcattgtCATGACTTCTCATTTGTATGCATTTACAATTTTTAATGGTTGCTTGACctgcattctctctctctttctctttctgtgttcTCTTTTCGTAGGAGGTCGATCGCATCAACAGAATCCTTCAAGATtatcagaggaagaaaaatgtgAGTCGTCGTGTCACTTTCTCCTCACTGCTGTCCATGTTAGGTCAGAGCCTCGCCTGAGTCTCTATCTAGGCTCAATTTATGTCAACATTAGCAGCGAAATTAACTCTAAACTTCTCTACAGTAGCATCACAGTATATCTGCTGTATAGCTGATGGTTCACAATGCTAATTGGAATATTGTTATCTCTTAAAATggctgtaaaacacacaaattacttaaaaaaaagatttatatttttaatttgacaatATAGAATCTTAAATTACATCATTATGAATCACGAGGTCCtacaggctcccccttgtggcaaaataaatcactaggacccATTTTTGGAGTTTTATTCATTAATGAATTgctcttctaccactttatcctccacatgagcgaGTTTATGTAAACAATAATTCGCCACAATCAACTTGTGATGCCCAAATAAAtcttaataaagataaaaatagtGATCACTAATCAATATATtgatatatctatatctattgCTTATTTAGATTTGTTGGTGGCTTTTGGGTTTTAGGGCTtatattacaaatgtattttgtagTTTACTAAGAGTAGATTTTGTTTCCTCAGTAAAACTCATAAAACAATTATATTGTTtcaatttatcatttttattttcttatttagaTAAATATATGAACATTTTATTGAGCTTGTGGAAGGATTCCAACTTCTCTTCAGAATATTCTTGTTTCCTCCTTGACCTATTTCCTTAAAGTTCACTTTGGTGAggaggaaactttttttttttttacttttacttctttaGTTGTAAAgaagtagtttagtagtttaaaATATCATCAGAGGACACAAGAACGGAAtgagttttatttattcctgtCTCTCATTATCATCTCACCAACATTCCCAGGATTCTACGTTCCTGGAGAAGAAGGAGCGCTGTGAGTACCTGAAGAGCAAACTGTCTCACATCAAACAGAAGATCCAAGAATACGACAAAGTCATGGAGTGGAACGACGGCTACGACTAGACTAGACCTCTGTGGCGTCTCAACACTGCCGTTACAGAACTGATGTCGATGACTCGGCAGATGCTGGTACTGAAAATATCAACAAACCACAGGGTGAGACTCGGTCATGACTTCAGGATCAGCATCAGGGGCTTCCGTCtgctttgtctttttaaatctgTGTAGCTGTTGAGTTTATTAAAGCCTGCATATAGATCCAAAGGGGTAGGACATCTTgttcttaaagggatagttatGCATTTTGGGAATTAGTCCCTCAGAGTTAATTAGAAATAGCCTAGAACAAatactaaaaatgttttaaggTCCTGACTGTTGTCTTCTTATTCTggtgtaaaaataacaatgaacTAGTTATATCACTATTTCAGATGACCATTCAAAGcactttacactatagttttactattcatccattcactcacgcATTTATACAGCCCATCTACATTCAGCCTTTTGTTCTATTACATGTCTCCGCTGCTGGCACAGTCGTCAGGGTTACATTCCTGTATACATGATTTAACCTCTGACCTCCCAGTTGGAAGACAGCCCACTGATCCATGACCAGACgcaaagaagaaaatgtgacaGCAGGCTTATTTGTTGCTGATTTTGTTATTGCTGGAAAGAGCCTAGCACTTTTCTGCTGGTTTTCAGTCttgatgctaagctaagctaatgctTCCcaacgtgtatgtgtgtgtggtgctacCACTATCTGTGAATTTACGAGTATCTGATGTGAATGTTTTGGCTGTACATGGTGGGAGATGTTGCCAGTTGGGAGGCACAGGTCTGGTTCAGATCCAGGTCCATTCTGGTCCAGGTCCAGCTCCTTTTCAAGCCTATTTACCTTTCTGTCAGTCTTGTTAACTGTCACCTGTCCAAATAGATTTCACAACATCCCAGCCTGAAAGAAAAACCACTACTTGCTCAGACAAATCCCATGTTGTTGTTTGCTTGAACTGCTGTGATGATTGTTTGGATTGTTTTAACTGTTCACTGTGTCTtgtatggttgtttttttatatactgtatgcagcTGAATCTACAACTGTGCATGTCCTATAGTATGTGCTGTTGTGACCCTGTCCTTCCATTTCATAGATTAAAACATGTTAGACCTTTATTGATACTCAAGAATCCTCAGAGCTTAAACATCTCCATGTCGTCGGCTTTACAAAACTGTAAACACTGAATTTCTTTGTTGAATGAAAATACTGATCtaattgtgtctgtgtttgccttgtgtgagtgtgtgtaactGTAATATTTTGCTGTAAATGTCCACATTTCATAATTTAAATGACtgatttgctgctttttttgttctgtAAATACAATTCTGCTTATGAATGtgaagtcagtgtttgtttttttttggttaaatatGTGATCAATTAAATATATGATCTAGCAAGCCTGATTGCAGTTGCAGTTGGTTCCAGATGCGAAATGTCAATATGGTTTCTGGCTACATCGTAAATTCTGCGTCCAACTGCAGGGAAGAGACGTCCACAAATCACTAATCTTTTAGGTGCAGTCTTTTTAGTGACCCATGCAGCATTGAGTGGGCGTGTATCACCAGGGGGCGTGCCTTTCTATGGGGGTGTTTACCAAAGTGGCTATGGACACATTTGCATGCACTAATTCAAAACTGGTGTTCAGATGCTGCGTTCGATTCTCATTGGAAGTTGGGAGTGTCGTCATATCTGAGTTCCCTAAAgcctagaggataattggccggATTTTGGCCCTGATCTGTCTCTTCTGACAATCGTGGGTGCCTTACTATTTAAGTCTGAtttggccaaattatcctgtagtgcaGGAGtgttaaactcaaatgacctgtgggccaatgagcatctagtcttgtcaagagaaaagaaaagtggagaaACAAAGCAGCTGTTCAGTAGCGGCTgtaatatgagcttaaaattataccacaatattccatcatgatgtcataataaagatattcatgatgatatttcaccaaatttttaagtaaaagtgcttgtttttgaaatgaagcATAGTGATGCATACTTAAAACTATtatcaaaaacagaaatgaatctAAAATCcagtaaatgtaatattataaacAACTGAATTATTACTATAAAAATATTGCTAGTAAACATTTATCACCTTGCTGGCagacttttgtttagaaccgtaatttgtacaagccaagttgatgCCGtattctcagccatgacttcatccacagtttttttgtgGATGAAGATTTTAAAATGGTATTTTACTCAAAATGGTAAAAACACACTAAATTAACAAGCAGTTACTGTTCGGGAAATGTTTGCATACATGTCAGATAtctgcaattcagtttttactcgtcaaaatgtaatgtaaaatgtaatgtaaaatgacgccacttttgccattcatgtgtatggggtttgtttttatctaCAATTCAGTTGTGTTTATCTGCAACTGAATTGTAGATATGTTTAATTACAGCTTCAGATATCTACAGTCCCGTTATGACTAGTCACAAAGATAATGAaaaccccatacacatgaatggcaaaattgACTAATAAAAACTGAATCGCAGATATCTGTAAGTGTAGTTTGACTAGTAAGAATGACGTCGCAGATATCGGTCGTGAATATCCTCTctacctaaccctaacattCTTTTATGTTATGTCACTACCAATGTTACTTGGTCACATTGTGTATTCTCAGCAATACATGTCACTAATCCTTTAAATAACATTagcatttatttacattcattttaaaatgtgacctATTTTAACCCATTTACATTTATCACcttgtataaaaatataaatgaagtaaattaatttagtgatgtgtttatttttcatttactgtAACCTTTGCCAGCTGCTCTCACTGCTTATGTTAAGTGAGCCAACTTCCTGTCTTTGCGTTCGCTCGGTTATGTGACACCTGTGCGGGGCGGCGGAGGGGCGGGGCTGTGTCTAGGTGTGTCCTCAGCGGGGTCTGCGGCAGTTTCAGTCGACGCGACGACAGTGTTCTTCAGCAGGtgagacgagaggagaggagagtcagGACAGGTGAGTGGCGTAGTTTCAGGTTTCAGACAATTCTGTGCGTCTTTGTCGTTGTTGGTTGTTTTCGAACGTGTTAATGAAGTAAACCAAGGTGTTCCGGTGAAACTCTGCTGTGTTGTTAACGCGCGGCTTTAAATCAATTATGTTCTGCGTGAACACAAAGAGAGGGAAactatgctatatatatataaataaatcaagcaGCTGTGTGTGGTTTCACAGAAACATTAGGATTATTATAGTTttactcttaaaaaaaacaggtagTTTCGGGTtggtggtgtttttctttgttgtgtgctGACAAGTGTGCTTTTGAAAACGGCATTTTTTAAAGTTGACATGAATAGTGGCATGATTTCAAATAAAACctaaacctttatttatttatttatttgattttatatgATTTTCGGGCTAACTAACTATTACTTTAGTAGTCTATGaagtcgattattttctcgctAATTGGTTTGCTGTTCGGTCTGGAACATGgtgtgaaatgtcttgttttgcccacaatcCAATGGTATTCAGTTTCCTGTCGTAGAGAAGCAAAAAGACACTTGGACATAATTTAATAAGCTCAGTCAACACAGTTTTagcctttttaaataaaaactacaatCTCAAACAGATGAGTCGGCATTAATTGGTTCATGATCAGCTGATTTGTTAATGTATTTGAGAGAAAAATCATCAATAAGCATGTGAAAACACTTAAGCACacgaatattttcttcatttctttgctctggataacattaaaagtgaataattttggtttgtggacaaaacaagacatttgagaacatcattatttccaagtttgacgaacaccgatcaatattttttaaggttttctgatattttatggaccaaacgattaatcgattactcgagaaaataatcgacagattaatcaattacgaAAATaaacgttagttgcagctctatttgaaaacatcattttgaggCATGAACAACACTGGTTGAGATTCTTTCAACATGTATTGACATTGTTTGGACTAAACTTAATTACTTGActaatcaataaaatatcaacagataacacacacacacacacacacacaagttggaCAGAGCATTAGGTTGTGTTAAAGCATCTGTGGCATTTATTTCCCTGAGTTATTCATTGGCAAAATACCCCTCAGATGAAGTGACACAGAAGACTAAAATCATCAGTTTCAGCCcagtttcatgtgtgttttatgacgcatgtctgtgtctttgtttcagtCTTTGTTTTACGGGGCAGCACTGAGTGAGTGGATCCAGCAGCGATGTCCTCCAGACCCAACGGGAGTCCACCTCCCTATGAGGCCGAGGGATAGTGAGTCCTTTTACAGTCAAAGCTTTCATGTTGTTCAACAGTTTCTGTGCTGCACATATTCATTGAGCTAATGACAGATTGTATATGGAAGCAAAGAAAGACCATAatgattgttttgttaaaatgtgaattgtgaaatctgagattaaagggaCACTTCACCCAAAGAATATACAATTTTTctttactaatttccagagataagtgtgttatttgatcatcagacactGGATCTAagatacatgtctcattcccacaacaacagaggaaattAGGATTGAAAAAAATTTATAAAATAGACAAAAGttgacgtcaaagtcacttcgttcaaagaaaataaaagccctaaaAGTCAGGTTTTATGAGTAAGAGATCTGAAtcaataatgattttaagtttattctataccaagtgaaaaaaatgggtgaaacagccctttaaatgTACTATATTTTAGATATGCAGCTATAGTTGGAAAGCGTTGCCCATCCTCCATATCCTCCCCAGAGACTCGAGGTTGTCAGTTTGAGGAACAGATTTCACACAAACCCAAAGAGAGATCCAGGTGGAACTACACTTTATTGTCTTTCTGAGACACACAGCTCATGCAGATGAACTAAATGTTGTTCCGTGCAGGCCCTGGGTGCAATACACAGCAAATAGTGTAATGACAAGAGAAATAAAGCAAGACTTGCATAATAGAAtacaggtgcaggtgcaggtgcaggacTGACCTAGAATGGGCTGGGCATTAGGGCAGAGACTATGACTAGCAGCCTAATTTCTTACTCCTTTCCCACAACATACACAACATTTGAaggctgtatatatatatatataggctgtatatatatatatatatatatatatatatatatatatatatatatatatatatatatatatatatatatatatatacatatacatatatgtatatgtaaactTTTCACAAGTCCAGAGAAAAGACCTGTGTGCagttttatatccacatatatctcGTATATCGGGATCAAGCctaaaatatccagatattatttataagccacaTCCCCCAGCCTTGGTAGTGAGATGTTGTCTGTCTTCCCTTCACAGTAATGAAGGCCCTCAGCCGGCCTATTCTTACTATCCCGATGATGAGTTCCAGCATTTCTACCGCTGGACGTCTCCACCTGGCATCCTCAAAATCATGGCCATCATCGTCATTGTGATGTGCGTCGCCATCTTTGCTTGTGTggcctccactctggcctgggacaCTCAGGGAGGCCTGTCTGGCTTTGGCGGCATCGGCGGAAGCTACGGCGGAGGCTACGGCGGAGGATACGGCGGAGGCTACGGGACAAATTACGGCAGTGGTACGTTTGGAGGAGGTGGGTACGGAGCTGGAAACAACTATGGCTACTCAAACCTCGGAGGGAACTACAACGACCCCCGGTCGGGCAAAGGGTTCATCATCGCCATGGCGGCCATCACCTTCATCGCGGGCCTggtcgtcttcatcatcatcgtatCCCACCAGAGCCTCTCGGAGAGCAGGAGGTTCTACCTCGCAGTTATCATCATCTGTGCCATCTTGGCACTGCTCATGATGATCGCCGCCATAGTCTACTTAATGGCAGTGAACCCCATGGCCCAGTCTTCAGGATCAGTCTACGGCAACCAGATCGCTGGACTGTGTGCCCAGTACCAGCGGCCTCAGACTACAGGCATGTTCGTCAATCAGTACCTGTACCACTACTGCGTGGTGGAGCCGCAGGAGGTGAGCACTCGCACGTTTGAATCCCGCtatctaaaaagaaaaagaaacccaAGTTCTAACCCAAGTCTCATTTCAGGCCATTGCTGTGGTCTTGGGCTTCCTGGTCGCCATCGCTCTGATCATCATGCTCGTCTTTGCTCTGAAGACGC
This Solea solea chromosome 19, fSolSol10.1, whole genome shotgun sequence DNA region includes the following protein-coding sequences:
- the oclna gene encoding occludin; the protein is MSSRPNGSPPPYEAEGYNEGPQPAYSYYPDDEFQHFYRWTSPPGILKIMAIIVIVMCVAIFACVASTLAWDTQGGLSGFGGIGGSYGGGYGGGYGGGYGTNYGSGTFGGGGYGAGNNYGYSNLGGNYNDPRSGKGFIIAMAAITFIAGLVVFIIIVSHQSLSESRRFYLAVIIICAILALLMMIAAIVYLMAVNPMAQSSGSVYGNQIAGLCAQYQRPQTTGMFVNQYLYHYCVVEPQEAIAVVLGFLVAIALIIMLVFALKTRQKIRNFGKSNILWKRVKVIDETAPPQDVEAWVNNVSVPAEELPMADYPEKLRGSRSHLDDESTNYDKPPYNYTPQPPVEHDVPLNNGVPYSSNSEVASSAGRPKRRRPGRPRRADGQDYDTDYNSSGDELDDDEFDSEFPPITNDADRNDYKREFDREHQEYKDLQAELDTVNKNLSDVDRELDGLEEGSPQFLDALDEYNRIKNFKKSADYQMKKRRCKYLKSKLNHIKKLVSDYDRRA